From Scleropages formosus chromosome 1, fSclFor1.1, whole genome shotgun sequence, a single genomic window includes:
- the LOC108919754 gene encoding calmodulin-regulated spectrin-associated protein 3-like isoform X2, which yields MVKRRKNVLLVPAAGPRMVFASFRMSGSMQIFSELLCRSPCPPAVLHLLLHLFHLLPPPPPPPPPPPSPSPSPAPVAHSSAMVDSGAMRRTFPVPEIKPLDQYDFSRAKICASVGWLLTTAYGGPENVPVELQEPFYRDQYEQEHVKPPVTGVLVSAELYCRVYGLLLGVAPPRDSCALLQLLVQKGMTLRDQDVIVTEAHLQLIPIRMGAHLAVIDALMSLGAMTTVSKVAMPAGLEQLGGRSDWENAVLYWINRLIQKLKENVEGEVVQRSQPSTDLQPVQPSCPTRWYWKLVPHAIAFCLKESGNKPPVIRYRKDKMLPKQTPMFPLVTSIKDLSNGCAIAAVVHYYCPHLLRLEDVCLKDTMSVADSLYNLQLIRDFCVNTRKCYCPLALEDLLYAPPALWVNIMSFMAELLGWFEVHKPEFVQPREPLDLTDPSGLVSCTTPTSGNSNSASPSFIFKQPFVPVSSPVSPGAMAGVGRPWTKKHISRPLSAVSFSIPFGLDSDVDIVMGNPVGAIIRSTSTDSLASAVPAMSRAPYTPPEDLSHLLKGVPVPIPKGLLGSAENELVDASTMEEAFQVIQSKGKLEPRLRPEGAPDGFYLHSPEDDSCPARLSSSAPTRTGMLYRTRGQKREHRGKHNSELRNDNLALRVGRDATEGFVTVHSTPTTPASTPLKKGQLECSMKMTSFAELKKKIVPDTPPSEAPSPPMTTWVQRSEESPSKSPALSTEMSELGAQLEEKRKSIEAQKQRIEAIFAKHRQRLGNSAFLQLQKQQCGSGATEVGGTAEPSGAPEPDGSDQAKTGALPTEKETKRLEERLPCSGGEETSNKPPPKLEKQVTFSKETQVGEKGVVPLDEYNDAVFKLNEALSSLQSDMQRLSEQQKRLMSKKGAPSSRAWVIPAGRTPPRLSHESSRDLPSTSSSPSPSRKASSRVSNSPKSAQVSTCRTQSAPAKSPRHQQQQTRPLDLKFPPLTRVLTPPQNVDTLPHLRKVSPSQCQVQTCSSFSIGDPPSPLPMEDISSETCSSEDHTIFSLDLEDSTPLVLTSQEQPSSGAPSDCSLESDVMGALSGPHTSSLIEVSVSSLQGPRGDEGLHISSSSLSSQSDPEGKAGLAFYHKEDEPRSEGDMAQRRAALLQKQQRRAEELKRRRQESPWERDARPLSVEEPRPRWVEERAAPLRPPQRRGEFTRQEYERRQQLKLMEDLEKVLRQRPPASRGAKKQRPKTEFRDDSGLSRSPAKGFMGSKLTKIYSQSSLNLSSMANDSGNGCNSPKAKNSPSQSQSPARLMSPCRPANQNGEKDGENGSPASSPASIPEYTGPKLFKEPSFKSNKFIIHNALSRCCLAGKVNEPQKNKIMEEMEKSTANHFLILFRDSSCQFRAVYTMNPETEELVRLAGTGPRAVSSSVVESMFKYSSDRKQFTAIPSKTMSMSVDAFTIPAHLWQSKRPGTPKKPSTPK from the exons aAAATGTACCTGTGGAGCTCCAGGAGCCCTTCTACCGTGATCAGTATGAGCAGGAGCATGTTAAGCCTCCTGTCACAGGTGTCCTGGTGTCTGCTGAGCTCTACTGCCGTGTCTATGGGCTTCTGTTGGGAGTGGCACCTCCTAGGGACAGCTGTGCCCTGTTACAGCTCCTGGTTCAGAAAGGCATGACTCTGAGAGACCAAGATGTCATAGTGACAGAAGCCCATCTCCAGCTTATACCCATCAGGATG GGCGCTCACCTGGCTGTGATCGATGCGCTAATGTCACTGGGTGCGATGACGACGGTGAGCAAAGTGGCAATGCCAGCTGGCCTGGAGCAGCTGGGAGGCAGATCTGACTGGGAGAATGCAGTACTCTACTGGATTAACAGG ctgatacagaagcTGAAGGAGAATGTGGAGGGAGAAGTGGTCCAGAGGTCTCAGCCCAGCACTGACCTGCAGCCTGTCCAGCCTTCT TGTCCCACCCGCTGGTACTGGAAGCTCGTCCCT CATGCCATCGCTTTTTGTTTGAAGGAGTCGGGGAATAAGCCACCTGTG ATTCGCTACAGAAAGGACAAGATGCTGCCCAAGCAAACGCCCATGTTTCCGCTGGTAACCAGCATAAAGGACCTGTCCAATGGCTGCGCAATAGCCGCAGTTGTCCACTACTACTGCCCACATCTACTGCGACTGGAAG ATGTGTGTTTGAAGGACACCATGTCTGTGGCAGACAGTCTGTACAACCTGCAGCTCATCCGGGACTTCTGTGTAAACACCCGGAAGTGCTACTGCCCCCTGGCATTGGAGGACCTGTTGTACGCGCCACCGGCACTCTGG GTGAACATCATGAGCTTCATGGCAGAGCTGCTGGGATGGTTTGAAGTGCACAAGCCTGAGTTTGTTCAACCACGGGAGCCTCTTGATCTAACTG ACCCATCAGGATTGGTTAGCTGCACAACCCCGACTAGTGGAAACAGCAACAG TGCATCTCCCTCCTTCATCTTCAAGCAGCCTTTTGTGCCCGTCTCCTCTCCTGTGTCCCCTGGAGCTATGgcag GTGTTGGGAGACCATGGACCAAGAAACATATCAG CCGGCCGCTCTCTGCCGTGTCATTCAGCATCCCCTTCGGCCTGGACAGCGATGTTGACATAGTCATGGGCAACCCGGTGGGGGCCATTATTCGCTCAACGAGTACAGATAGCTTGGCCTCAGCTGTTCCTGCCATGAGTCGCGCCCCCTACACACCCCCAGAAGACCTGAGCCACCTGCTGAAGGGAGTCCCTGTGCCCATTCCCAAAGGGCTCTTAGGGTCTGCGGAGAATGAACTGGTGGATGCAAGCACTATGGAAGAGGCCTTCCAGGTCATTCAAAGCAAGGGAAAATTAGAGCCCCGGCTTCGGCCAGAGGGGGCCCCAGATGGCTTCTACCTGCACTCCCCTGAGGATGATAGCTGCCCTGCCAGGCTCAGCAGCTCTGCCCCCACACGGACTGGGATGCTTTACCGGACACGAGGCCAGAAGCGAGAGCACCGTGGCAAACACAACTCTGAGTTACGGAACGATAATCTAGCGCTGAGGGTTGGTAGAGATGCCACTGAAGGCTTCGTGACAGTGCACTCCACTCCAACAACACCTGCCAGCACCCCGCTGAAAAAGGGCCAGCTGGAATGCAGTATGAAGATGACCAGCTTTGCAGAGCTCAAGAAGAAGATAGTGCCTGACACACCCCCTAGtgaggctccttccccaccgaTGACCACTTGGGTTCAAAGATCAGAGGAGAGCCCCAGCAAGAGTCCTGCCCTCAGCACGGAGATGTCGGAGCTTGGTGCTCAGCTAGAGGAGAAGCGCAAGTCCATCGAAGCACAGAAGCAACGAATTGAGGCCATCTTTGCCAAACACCGGCAGCGTCTGGGTAACAGTGCCTTCCTGCAGCTCCAGAAACAACAGTGTGGCAGCGGAGCAACAGAGGTTGGTGGAACAGCAGAGCCCAGTGGGGCACCAGAGCCCGATGGTTCTGACCAGGCCAAAACTGGTGCCTTGCCCACAGAGAAGGAGACCAAGAGGCTGGAAGAGCGATTGCCATGCAGTGGTGGTGAGGAAACCAGCAATAAGCCACCACCCAAGCTGGAGAAACAAGTGaccttctccaaagagacacaGGTGGGGGAGAAAGGGGTCGTGCCGTTGGACGAGTACAACGATGCCGTGTTCAAACTGAATGAGGCCCTCAGCTCCCTGCAGAGTGACATGCAGCGTCTCTCCGAGCAGCAGAAACGCCTGATGAGTAAGAAGGGGGCACCATCCTCTCGCGCTTGGGTCATCCCTGCCGGACGTACTCCTCCACGTCTTTCTCACGAGTCCTCCAGGGACCTTCCGTCTACCTCGTCTTCTCCCTCTCCATCCCGCAAGGCCTCCAGCCGTGTCTCAAACTCGCCTAAGTCCGCCCAAGTGTCCACCTGCCGGACCCAGTCTGCACCTGCCAAGAGTCCTCGGCACCAGCAGCAACAAACCCGTCCACTGGATCTAAAATTCCCGCCCCTCACCCGGGTGCTCACTCCTCCACAGAATGTGGACACCCTGCCCCATCTGCGCAAGGTGTCTCCCAGCCAGTGCCAGGTCCAAACCTGCTCTTCTTTCAGCATTGGGGACCCGCCGTCACCTCTGCCGATGGAAGACATCTCCTCAGAGACGTGCTCCAGTGAGGACCACaccatcttcagcctggacctGGAGGACAGTACACCGCTGGTCCTAACCAGCCAGGAGCAGCCGAGCTCAGGGGCGCCCTCAGACTGCTCTCTCGAGAGTGATGTCATGGGAGCCTTGAGCGGCCCCCACACCAGCAGCCTCATAGAGGTCTCAGTGTCCTCACTGCAGGGGCCCAGAGGGGATGAGGGGCTCCACATCTCGTCTAGCTCTTTAAGCAGCCAGTCGGACCCAGAAGGGAAGGCTGGGCTCGCATTCTACCACAAG GAGGACGAGCCGAGGTCGGAGGGAGACATGGCCCAGCGGAGAGCAGCGCTGCTCCAGAAGCAGCAGAGAAGAGCGGAGGAGCTGAAGAGACGGAGACAGGAGTCACCATGGGAGCGGGACGCCAG ACCACTGTCCGTGGAGGAGCCGAGACCCCGGTGGGTTGAGGAGCGAGCTGCGCCCCTGCGCCCGCCTCAGCGACGAGGAGAATTCACGCGGCAAGAGTATgagcgaaggcagcagctgaagcTCATGGAGGACCTGGAGAAGGTGCTGCGGCAGCGGCCACCTGCCTCGCGTGGAGCCAAGAAGCAGAGGCCCAAGACGGAGTTTCGGGACGACTCGGGACTGTCTCGCAGCCCTGCCAAGGGATTCATGG GATCAAAGCTCACTAAGATTTACTCCCAGTCCAGTCTCaacctttcctccatggccaacGATTCTGGAAATGGCTGCAACTCCCCCAAAGCAAAGAATTCCCCCAG CCAATCTCAGTCGCCAGCAAGATTGATGTCACCCTGTCGTCCAGCTAATCAGAATGGAGAAAAGGATGGTGAAAATGGTTCCCCTGCCTCCTCTCCTGCCTCCATCCCAGAATACACTG GCCCTAAGCTGTTTAAAGAGCCCAGCTTCAAGTCCAACAAATTCATAATTCACAACGCACTCTCACGGTGCTGCCTGGCTGGGAAAGTCAATGAACCGCAGAAGAACAAGATCATGGAG gagatggagaagagcaCAGCAAACCACTTCCTGATCCTCTTTCGGGACTCCAGCTGCCAGTTCCGTGCCGTCTACACCATGAACCCCGAGACGGAGGAGCTGGTACGTCTGGCAGGAACAGGCCCCCGGGCGGTGAGCTCCTCCGTGGTAGAATCCATGTTCAAGTACAGTTCAGACCGTAAGCAGTTCACAGCCATCCCGTCGAAGACTATGTCCATGAGCGTGGACGCCTTTACCATCCCGGCCCACCTGTGGCAGAGCAAGCGGCCTGGCACGCCAAAGAAACCCAGCACCCCCAAATA
- the LOC108919754 gene encoding calmodulin-regulated spectrin-associated protein 3-like isoform X1 codes for MVKRRKNVLLVPAAGPRMVFASFRMSGSMQIFSELLCRSPCPPAVLHLLLHLFHLLPPPPPPPPPPPSPSPSPAPVAHSSAMVDSGAMRRTFPVPEIKPLDQYDFSRAKICASVGWLLTTAYGGPENVPVELQEPFYRDQYEQEHVKPPVTGVLVSAELYCRVYGLLLGVAPPRDSCALLQLLVQKGMTLRDQDVIVTEAHLQLIPIRMGAHLAVIDALMSLGAMTTVSKVAMPAGLEQLGGRSDWENAVLYWINRLIQKLKENVEGEVVQRSQPSTDLQPVQPSCPTRWYWKLVPHAIAFCLKESGNKPPVIRYRKDKMLPKQTPMFPLVTSIKDLSNGCAIAAVVHYYCPHLLRLEDVCLKDTMSVADSLYNLQLIRDFCVNTRKCYCPLALEDLLYAPPALWVNIMSFMAELLGWFEVHKPEFVQPREPLDLTDPSGLVSCTTPTSGNSNSASPSFIFKQPFVPVSSPVSPGAMAEGVGRPWTKKHISRPLSAVSFSIPFGLDSDVDIVMGNPVGAIIRSTSTDSLASAVPAMSRAPYTPPEDLSHLLKGVPVPIPKGLLGSAENELVDASTMEEAFQVIQSKGKLEPRLRPEGAPDGFYLHSPEDDSCPARLSSSAPTRTGMLYRTRGQKREHRGKHNSELRNDNLALRVGRDATEGFVTVHSTPTTPASTPLKKGQLECSMKMTSFAELKKKIVPDTPPSEAPSPPMTTWVQRSEESPSKSPALSTEMSELGAQLEEKRKSIEAQKQRIEAIFAKHRQRLGNSAFLQLQKQQCGSGATEVGGTAEPSGAPEPDGSDQAKTGALPTEKETKRLEERLPCSGGEETSNKPPPKLEKQVTFSKETQVGEKGVVPLDEYNDAVFKLNEALSSLQSDMQRLSEQQKRLMSKKGAPSSRAWVIPAGRTPPRLSHESSRDLPSTSSSPSPSRKASSRVSNSPKSAQVSTCRTQSAPAKSPRHQQQQTRPLDLKFPPLTRVLTPPQNVDTLPHLRKVSPSQCQVQTCSSFSIGDPPSPLPMEDISSETCSSEDHTIFSLDLEDSTPLVLTSQEQPSSGAPSDCSLESDVMGALSGPHTSSLIEVSVSSLQGPRGDEGLHISSSSLSSQSDPEGKAGLAFYHKEDEPRSEGDMAQRRAALLQKQQRRAEELKRRRQESPWERDARPLSVEEPRPRWVEERAAPLRPPQRRGEFTRQEYERRQQLKLMEDLEKVLRQRPPASRGAKKQRPKTEFRDDSGLSRSPAKGFMGSKLTKIYSQSSLNLSSMANDSGNGCNSPKAKNSPSQSQSPARLMSPCRPANQNGEKDGENGSPASSPASIPEYTGPKLFKEPSFKSNKFIIHNALSRCCLAGKVNEPQKNKIMEEMEKSTANHFLILFRDSSCQFRAVYTMNPETEELVRLAGTGPRAVSSSVVESMFKYSSDRKQFTAIPSKTMSMSVDAFTIPAHLWQSKRPGTPKKPSTPK; via the exons aAAATGTACCTGTGGAGCTCCAGGAGCCCTTCTACCGTGATCAGTATGAGCAGGAGCATGTTAAGCCTCCTGTCACAGGTGTCCTGGTGTCTGCTGAGCTCTACTGCCGTGTCTATGGGCTTCTGTTGGGAGTGGCACCTCCTAGGGACAGCTGTGCCCTGTTACAGCTCCTGGTTCAGAAAGGCATGACTCTGAGAGACCAAGATGTCATAGTGACAGAAGCCCATCTCCAGCTTATACCCATCAGGATG GGCGCTCACCTGGCTGTGATCGATGCGCTAATGTCACTGGGTGCGATGACGACGGTGAGCAAAGTGGCAATGCCAGCTGGCCTGGAGCAGCTGGGAGGCAGATCTGACTGGGAGAATGCAGTACTCTACTGGATTAACAGG ctgatacagaagcTGAAGGAGAATGTGGAGGGAGAAGTGGTCCAGAGGTCTCAGCCCAGCACTGACCTGCAGCCTGTCCAGCCTTCT TGTCCCACCCGCTGGTACTGGAAGCTCGTCCCT CATGCCATCGCTTTTTGTTTGAAGGAGTCGGGGAATAAGCCACCTGTG ATTCGCTACAGAAAGGACAAGATGCTGCCCAAGCAAACGCCCATGTTTCCGCTGGTAACCAGCATAAAGGACCTGTCCAATGGCTGCGCAATAGCCGCAGTTGTCCACTACTACTGCCCACATCTACTGCGACTGGAAG ATGTGTGTTTGAAGGACACCATGTCTGTGGCAGACAGTCTGTACAACCTGCAGCTCATCCGGGACTTCTGTGTAAACACCCGGAAGTGCTACTGCCCCCTGGCATTGGAGGACCTGTTGTACGCGCCACCGGCACTCTGG GTGAACATCATGAGCTTCATGGCAGAGCTGCTGGGATGGTTTGAAGTGCACAAGCCTGAGTTTGTTCAACCACGGGAGCCTCTTGATCTAACTG ACCCATCAGGATTGGTTAGCTGCACAACCCCGACTAGTGGAAACAGCAACAG TGCATCTCCCTCCTTCATCTTCAAGCAGCCTTTTGTGCCCGTCTCCTCTCCTGTGTCCCCTGGAGCTATGgcag AAGGTGTTGGGAGACCATGGACCAAGAAACATATCAG CCGGCCGCTCTCTGCCGTGTCATTCAGCATCCCCTTCGGCCTGGACAGCGATGTTGACATAGTCATGGGCAACCCGGTGGGGGCCATTATTCGCTCAACGAGTACAGATAGCTTGGCCTCAGCTGTTCCTGCCATGAGTCGCGCCCCCTACACACCCCCAGAAGACCTGAGCCACCTGCTGAAGGGAGTCCCTGTGCCCATTCCCAAAGGGCTCTTAGGGTCTGCGGAGAATGAACTGGTGGATGCAAGCACTATGGAAGAGGCCTTCCAGGTCATTCAAAGCAAGGGAAAATTAGAGCCCCGGCTTCGGCCAGAGGGGGCCCCAGATGGCTTCTACCTGCACTCCCCTGAGGATGATAGCTGCCCTGCCAGGCTCAGCAGCTCTGCCCCCACACGGACTGGGATGCTTTACCGGACACGAGGCCAGAAGCGAGAGCACCGTGGCAAACACAACTCTGAGTTACGGAACGATAATCTAGCGCTGAGGGTTGGTAGAGATGCCACTGAAGGCTTCGTGACAGTGCACTCCACTCCAACAACACCTGCCAGCACCCCGCTGAAAAAGGGCCAGCTGGAATGCAGTATGAAGATGACCAGCTTTGCAGAGCTCAAGAAGAAGATAGTGCCTGACACACCCCCTAGtgaggctccttccccaccgaTGACCACTTGGGTTCAAAGATCAGAGGAGAGCCCCAGCAAGAGTCCTGCCCTCAGCACGGAGATGTCGGAGCTTGGTGCTCAGCTAGAGGAGAAGCGCAAGTCCATCGAAGCACAGAAGCAACGAATTGAGGCCATCTTTGCCAAACACCGGCAGCGTCTGGGTAACAGTGCCTTCCTGCAGCTCCAGAAACAACAGTGTGGCAGCGGAGCAACAGAGGTTGGTGGAACAGCAGAGCCCAGTGGGGCACCAGAGCCCGATGGTTCTGACCAGGCCAAAACTGGTGCCTTGCCCACAGAGAAGGAGACCAAGAGGCTGGAAGAGCGATTGCCATGCAGTGGTGGTGAGGAAACCAGCAATAAGCCACCACCCAAGCTGGAGAAACAAGTGaccttctccaaagagacacaGGTGGGGGAGAAAGGGGTCGTGCCGTTGGACGAGTACAACGATGCCGTGTTCAAACTGAATGAGGCCCTCAGCTCCCTGCAGAGTGACATGCAGCGTCTCTCCGAGCAGCAGAAACGCCTGATGAGTAAGAAGGGGGCACCATCCTCTCGCGCTTGGGTCATCCCTGCCGGACGTACTCCTCCACGTCTTTCTCACGAGTCCTCCAGGGACCTTCCGTCTACCTCGTCTTCTCCCTCTCCATCCCGCAAGGCCTCCAGCCGTGTCTCAAACTCGCCTAAGTCCGCCCAAGTGTCCACCTGCCGGACCCAGTCTGCACCTGCCAAGAGTCCTCGGCACCAGCAGCAACAAACCCGTCCACTGGATCTAAAATTCCCGCCCCTCACCCGGGTGCTCACTCCTCCACAGAATGTGGACACCCTGCCCCATCTGCGCAAGGTGTCTCCCAGCCAGTGCCAGGTCCAAACCTGCTCTTCTTTCAGCATTGGGGACCCGCCGTCACCTCTGCCGATGGAAGACATCTCCTCAGAGACGTGCTCCAGTGAGGACCACaccatcttcagcctggacctGGAGGACAGTACACCGCTGGTCCTAACCAGCCAGGAGCAGCCGAGCTCAGGGGCGCCCTCAGACTGCTCTCTCGAGAGTGATGTCATGGGAGCCTTGAGCGGCCCCCACACCAGCAGCCTCATAGAGGTCTCAGTGTCCTCACTGCAGGGGCCCAGAGGGGATGAGGGGCTCCACATCTCGTCTAGCTCTTTAAGCAGCCAGTCGGACCCAGAAGGGAAGGCTGGGCTCGCATTCTACCACAAG GAGGACGAGCCGAGGTCGGAGGGAGACATGGCCCAGCGGAGAGCAGCGCTGCTCCAGAAGCAGCAGAGAAGAGCGGAGGAGCTGAAGAGACGGAGACAGGAGTCACCATGGGAGCGGGACGCCAG ACCACTGTCCGTGGAGGAGCCGAGACCCCGGTGGGTTGAGGAGCGAGCTGCGCCCCTGCGCCCGCCTCAGCGACGAGGAGAATTCACGCGGCAAGAGTATgagcgaaggcagcagctgaagcTCATGGAGGACCTGGAGAAGGTGCTGCGGCAGCGGCCACCTGCCTCGCGTGGAGCCAAGAAGCAGAGGCCCAAGACGGAGTTTCGGGACGACTCGGGACTGTCTCGCAGCCCTGCCAAGGGATTCATGG GATCAAAGCTCACTAAGATTTACTCCCAGTCCAGTCTCaacctttcctccatggccaacGATTCTGGAAATGGCTGCAACTCCCCCAAAGCAAAGAATTCCCCCAG CCAATCTCAGTCGCCAGCAAGATTGATGTCACCCTGTCGTCCAGCTAATCAGAATGGAGAAAAGGATGGTGAAAATGGTTCCCCTGCCTCCTCTCCTGCCTCCATCCCAGAATACACTG GCCCTAAGCTGTTTAAAGAGCCCAGCTTCAAGTCCAACAAATTCATAATTCACAACGCACTCTCACGGTGCTGCCTGGCTGGGAAAGTCAATGAACCGCAGAAGAACAAGATCATGGAG gagatggagaagagcaCAGCAAACCACTTCCTGATCCTCTTTCGGGACTCCAGCTGCCAGTTCCGTGCCGTCTACACCATGAACCCCGAGACGGAGGAGCTGGTACGTCTGGCAGGAACAGGCCCCCGGGCGGTGAGCTCCTCCGTGGTAGAATCCATGTTCAAGTACAGTTCAGACCGTAAGCAGTTCACAGCCATCCCGTCGAAGACTATGTCCATGAGCGTGGACGCCTTTACCATCCCGGCCCACCTGTGGCAGAGCAAGCGGCCTGGCACGCCAAAGAAACCCAGCACCCCCAAATA